TGTAAACAAACATGGAATAAACACAGCAGAATGCTGCATCATTTGCTGGAACGttacaatatataaaatatacaaaatgaaagcCTTAAGGCACCAAATGTACAGTATCATCTTTGATCAGTAAAAGCAACAACTGTCCCAATGCTGACTTTGTTATCAGATTAAAGTGTTGTTGATAATGTCACAATATGGAGATGATATCATAAATCATTAGGACTACTAATAttactttcttaaaatcaaGGGAAACACAATAATTAGGTACTGTTTGTTAATATTACTTTGTGTTTATGTCGTACATCTAACTTACTATTACATAATCATGACAAACTTCCTCATACTTTGAAATTTGTCATATTATTTTATAATCTTTCTGAAAGTGGGGGAAGTATTCTTATATCTCACATGTATCTCTGAGatcaatgtgtgtatgtgtttgtaatGTATATGCTTGGTGCTTATTATTGTGTGTTGGCTTCAGAGCAACAGCGTGATGTCACAATCACAGTCACAGTTCACTCCATGTTTCTTAACTTTTCGGGGAATTGCCTTTCACAATTATTAACTGGTTCTGATGTGAACTGGGCACCTCGCTCTGCTCTAGTATTTTAATTCTTGACAAAATGTCTGTGAGATATCTTGGATTTGTTCTTTTGGTTTGGTTCCCAGGAGGACTGCATAGTAAGAACATTAAATTCTATTGcctatctttttttctttcttttttaaagcattTCCTTATAGTGCTCTCTTACTTATCACTGTTTCAGCACAGAGTGCAGATCAGCAGTGTCCTCCTCCGATTCTTGCTGGTGGTTATTTGGTCCCGAAACAAAACACGTATTCTCATGAAGCCAACTTCACCTATGGCTGTAATAACGGACTTAAACCAGCAGTGGAGGGTTGGTGGGCAATAATCACATGTCAAAATGGTAAATGGTCGCCTAAACCACAGTGTATAGGTAAGTGTTCTATAATATCTCCCCTGGTTTATTTGAATGAGATGCTGAAAGCCTGCAGAAGTGTTTTTTAGTGTAAACTGTACGACACTGTAGagtaaaaattacatttaaattatGACATTTCTGATACTGTTCGTAGTTCCTAGTTAGATCTAAgattggaaaataaataaaacttttaTATCATCTTTTTGTAACAAGCATCCAAATAATCTCAGCATACTTGGTAAAATGAAAATtccacttgttttgtttttactgaaATACCAACACTGTAGTTTACATTAAAACAGTTTCAAGTCCTGAAAAACCAGACATTCAGGGCACGACATAGCTAAAATAAATCCTGACGATAATGTTTATGCAAATAATGATTTTGTCATTTGAATTGTCATtctcaaaataaaaagaatttcaGAGACATCATGgtaaaaatgtgttgttttttttactcagaTGAAAAAGCCTGCTTTCCACCACATATACAtaatgcaaaatacaaaaaaaactcaaaaggttggtatgaagacaaaaaaacagtcaGGATAACATGTGACAAAGGATATGAACACAAAGACCGGGATGCTACAGCCATATGCTCAAATGGAACATGGTCCTCTGTGCCGGTCTGTGAGAGTGAGTAAGATGTTCTATATAAGCAAGCTGTTAAACTAACTGTGACCAGAATAATCTCAGTGACTAAGTTGTAATTCTTAGTTTGAATTCTCTCCAGCTACACTAAACAAGGCAACACAGTAACCACTCATCTGagctgtttaattttttttttttttttttaatgacaaatGTGCTTATTTTCACAGAAAGTATTGAGGCATGTGGTGAGCCCCCTAAAATCCCCCATGCAGTCATCATCCATCAGGAATACCAGGAGTTGTTTGCTGCAGATTCAGTAGTGCAGTATGAATGTGAAGATGGATATACTGTAGAGAGAGGAGGAACCAAAGAAAACATCACTTGCATGTCTGGAAACTGGACTGAAGGCCTAACGTGCAGTAAGTGATGGACAATGTGCTGAGATATGAAGTgattaaaatactttttaataaatgcAAACGTGACAATTGAACATTCACTAAACCCCCCTGAGCAGCGATTGTCTGAGTTTAGAAACCATAATTAGGCATGGCAGGCCTGTCAAGTTCTGGATTTCTCCACACCCCAGAACAATGTGCATTGGGATGTAGTAAGACTGATACTTGGTAGGCTATCTAAAGAGTTTGgagggtggtgtgtgtggtctCTTTTTTTAACCAATTATCCAATAATGCCAAAAATGCAAAGCAAAAGTGTCCAATTAAGTGTCCTGTAGTGGTCACTTGCCGTAATATCCTTCATGTCAGGCAGAGGAACCAGACCAGAGATGGGACATGGTGGAGGTACATTAAGGTTATTAATACAGGTTATTAACCTGTACTAAATATGAATAAGTAAATCTATTGATCTAATCTCTCCATAGAACATATACTGTGTATCTaacttgttgttttgtttccactTAGACAGAGGAACCAGTTTAGGTACTAGAGATGGTGGAGGTACATCTGGCAGCAGGAcaccacctgcaggtggaggtagGTCATTGACCTTTATATCATTGATTGAAAGTTAGATTTACTTTACAATTTACATTTTCTAATTTTTTAAAAGAATTTGAAAACTGTTTGATTATAATTCTATATCAGAGAGTAATGGATGCCAAAGAACATCCCAAAGTGGAACTAACAGGTGTTTCTTCTGTTCTGTATGTGTCCCTTTATCTGCTCTGTATCTTACAGGATCATCTGCCACCTCTGGCTCGaatgagagagacaggagaccTCCATTCACAGCAGGTAAATCATTCCTATTCATTGCATCACATGTATCGGACTAGGTCTATGTATTCAGTTGGTataactttttaaatatttattatctAGCTGACTAGTTAGTTACTGTAATGAAAAAACCTGAATGTATAGCCATTggacatttaaaagaaatctgTATCATTTCAGTACAGCCTTACAGCCTTACTCAAATATTTTcattgagatttaaaaaaaaaagtgcaatacAAATATCCAAAGAACATAGaatcacacacaccacagattagaaacatacatacacaacattatataaaaGGTCATACAAAAAGCAAGTGTAATAAAAGcaataacacaaaataaaaatacataaataaacagtGATAACCAAAGAGACCTACTGCTGCTTGGATGCAAATTCATGTTCAAAGTACAGGAGGCTGCCAGACTTTAAAATACTTGTTAATGAAGCCTCCTGTAGGGTACTTAAGTTTCTCTAGCTTTAGATGTACCATGACACTCTTTAGTCATTTGGAATGCGTTGGGAGTTTGTAAGATTTCCACTGTAACAACATTAGTTTCTGACCTAATAATGAAGAAAAGGCAAGCGCATCATTCTGAGCACATGACAGTGAAGCTTCCCAAGGTGCTACCCCAAATATTGCAGTTGCTGGATTTGGttgaatgtctttttttgttggGAAGCCCCCTATGTAAATATGAatggactttttttatttagcgcttttctagtcttaacgactactcaaagcagTTTAACAAACTACAGCAacaattcacacacattcatacactgtggtgaaggctgccgtacaaggtgccacctgctcatcagataaacattcacacacatttgcacTCCGATGGcacagcatcgggagcaatacgggcttcagtgtcttgcccaaggacactttgacatggaactgcagggccagggatcaaaTCACCAACCTTCTGATTGGTAGTCGACCActctacctcctgagccacagctgccccatATGGTAGATAATACAAGATGAAGTGCCTTCTACGGTGCCCTTTTAGTGAAAGAAACATTATGCAGtgcctagtctcgctttgctagaccttcctccacagtgtgatggaggagggtctggctagtccacatagcattccgagatgggagaaaaacgtgctctggtttattggcatttctttaagccaatcacaatcgtgatgggcggtgctaagctccgcaacgagctgctgcaaaatagccttgggaaggaatttgttttggtggaaagtgtacgttcaaaagttgttttagatgTGCGAGaggaaactcagattggacagatagtctagctagctgtctggatttaccctgcagagatctgaggagcagttaaccatagtcctcataaatcaaccagagtttaaaattccaacacaaagaaagcggaaggcaGCGGACATTGGCGAAAATACacgcatccggtggaatttcctacGGTACCGGagtaatcccggaagtggaatgtcgagGATATAAACTATGCAGTGCCTTATAATGCGCATTAGATGCTTGAAAACCTTCTGCAGGCTGGTGACTCACCGCATGCAGCTGGTGCCGGAGTCTGCCACTGCCAACAACTGTAATTGGCAGTGTTTGTGGTGGGAACCCAGTGAGAGATCATGTCTTTATCACTGAACTAATGACTGGTAATGATTGGTTGGAGTGCCTGCACTGGAGAGGGTAACAAGGATAAAACAAGGATTTAATTTAAGCTTAGATTTTAGGTAAACAAAATAACTGATGATTGCTGATTGcacaatgtttattttatgaagttgtgctgttgctgctgtgatCACTACTTCATTAAGATACTATGACACTGTTAAATAACCCCTTTTTTAATTTCAGTCGTCCACTGTGGAGCATACCCAATCGTACCAAACGGTGATGTTGTGAAAGAAGATCCAATGTTTTTGAAATACCAATGCAATGTCTTTTATAAACAAGTGGGTTCAGACACCGTGAGGTGTCACAGTGAAGGCAGCTGGTCACAACTACCCATCTGCCAAGGTATAAACAAGTCAATAATGCTATCGTCATTCTAAAAGTCTATCGAAgatgttacaaaaaaaaaaatctttctgtTTATTTTGTGCAGAGGCAGACTGTGTCATAGATCTTGCTCAATATCTTGCGGACCATGTTTCACTATCTGGACTTGTATATGTAACTAAAGGAGAAACAAAGTACATTCCGTGTATTTGGGAAGGTTACAGCAGTCGTGTTCAGTGCATCAATAGAATACCTGTTTATACCCGGTGTAAGTATATAAGTAAGatctttacattttaatttgccACAATGCTTTGAGTTTCAGCATTTTTGTTGTCAGATAACATATATGAATATTAACTCACCAGTGTCTAAAGTGATTTAGATCTAATCTTATTCACTGCTGCCTTGTTGTCATTGGACTACTTTGTAGGTTGTCATCATAGTGACCATCAACGGGTGAGTGCTATTCTTTGATTTATAAATCAAAGATTTGATT
This Sander lucioperca isolate FBNREF2018 chromosome 9, SLUC_FBN_1.2, whole genome shotgun sequence DNA region includes the following protein-coding sequences:
- the LOC116046160 gene encoding complement factor H-like isoform X3 — its product is MSVRYLGFVLLVWFPGGLHTQSADQQCPPPILAGGYLVPKQNTYSHEANFTYGCNNGLKPAVEGWWAIITCQNGKWSPKPQCIDEKACFPPHIHNAKYKKNSKGWYEDKKTVRITCDKGYEHKDRDATAICSNGTWSSVPVCEKSIEACGEPPKIPHAVIIHQEYQELFAADSVVQYECEDGYTVERGGTKENITCMSGNWTEGLTCSRGTRPEMGHGGDRGTSLGTRDGGGTSGSRTPPAGGVNNCGQQPIVPNGDVVGDDPMFLSYHCAALYQRVGPERVMCYSNGMWSEVPFCKATFCSVDTDRYLALVSVGVKIIKDGETERLECAHQTRWWTTHYSVARCTNGRMTLSRCCDLLDKWTVC
- the LOC116046160 gene encoding complement factor H-like isoform X2, with amino-acid sequence MSVRYLGFVLLVWFPGGLHTQSADQQCPPPILAGGYLVPKQNTYSHEANFTYGCNNGLKPAVEGWWAIITCQNGKWSPKPQCIDEKACFPPHIHNAKYKKNSKGWYEDKKTVRITCDKGYEHKDRDATAICSNGTWSSVPVCEKSIEACGEPPKIPHAVIIHQEYQELFAADSVVQYECEDGYTVERGGTKENITCMSGNWTEGLTCNRGTSLGTRDGGGTSGSRTPPAGGGSSATSGSNERDRRPPFTAVVHCGAYPIVPNGDVVKEDPMFLKYQCNVFYKQVGSDTVRCHSEGSWSQLPICQEADCVIDLAQYLADHVSLSGLVYVTKGETKYIPCIWEGYSSRVQCINRIPVYTRCCHHSDHQRGFCS
- the LOC116046160 gene encoding complement factor H-like isoform X1, with product MSVRYLGFVLLVWFPGGLHTQSADQQCPPPILAGGYLVPKQNTYSHEANFTYGCNNGLKPAVEGWWAIITCQNGKWSPKPQCIDEKACFPPHIHNAKYKKNSKGWYEDKKTVRITCDKGYEHKDRDATAICSNGTWSSVPVCEKSIEACGEPPKIPHAVIIHQEYQELFAADSVVQYECEDGYTVERGGTKENITCMSGNWTEGLTCSRGTRPEMGHGGDRGTSLGTRDGGGTSGSRTPPAGGGSSATSGSNERDRRPPFTAVVHCGAYPIVPNGDVVKEDPMFLKYQCNVFYKQVGSDTVRCHSEGSWSQLPICQEADCVIDLAQYLADHVSLSGLVYVTKGETKYIPCIWEGYSSRVQCINRIPVYTRCCHHSDHQRGFCS